A portion of the Cryptomeria japonica chromosome 5, Sugi_1.0, whole genome shotgun sequence genome contains these proteins:
- the LOC131875712 gene encoding secreted RxLR effector protein 78-like, producing MHWAKADKQNVAIILLDFEKAYNRIEWPFIRGMLQAFGFPSYFCRWIYILFKDSSIVIEVNGELFEPIPLKRSIRQGCPIALTLFAITTDALFYILRAPALGPPIRGLTLPNYEDLINAQFADDTALFLVLNEEKFDNAMNRL from the coding sequence ATGCATTGGGCTAAAGCTGACAAGCAGAATGTTGCAATTATTCTTctggactttgagaaagcatacAACAGAATTGAGTGGCCCTTCATTAGAGGGATGTTGCAAGCTTTTGGATTTCCCTCATATTTCTGTAGATGGATTTATATTCTCTTTAAGGACTCTTCCATAGTCATTGAGGTTAATGGTGAACTCTTTGAACCTATCCCCCTTAAGAGGTCTATCAGGCAAGGTTGCCCCATTGCCCTGACCTTGTTTGCCATTACTACTGATGCACTTTTCTACATTCTAAGAGCTCCTGCCCTCGGTCCTCCTATTAGAGGTCTAACCCTACCTAATTATGAGGATTTGATCAAtgcccaatttgctgatgatactgctttatttttggttttgaatgAGGAAAAATTTGATAATGCTATGAATAGATTGTAG